In Aminobacterium sp. MB27-C1, a single genomic region encodes these proteins:
- a CDS encoding hydrogenase, with protein sequence MWNKVFTGFGYWDVISWLIFFFIASFFALWLRSIGRRDYKEGTEQDEIYWSGNPVPEDGAEISVPASSSYWGFRKALEPYYKVLIAMHSGHIRDYVGYYVVTAALIAALILVV encoded by the coding sequence ATGTGGAATAAGGTCTTCACAGGATTTGGCTACTGGGATGTTATATCCTGGCTGATCTTCTTTTTCATAGCCTCGTTCTTTGCCCTTTGGCTTCGATCTATTGGACGGCGTGACTATAAAGAAGGAACTGAGCAAGATGAAATCTATTGGTCTGGAAACCCTGTTCCCGAAGATGGGGCAGAAATTTCAGTGCCGGCCAGTTCTTCTTATTGGGGCTTTAGGAAGGCGCTTGAACCTTATTACAAAGTTCTTATCGCCATGCACAGTGGTCATATCCGCGACTATGTCGGATATTACGTTGTCACTGCTGCACTTATAGCCGCGTTGATCCTCGTTGTATAG